From the genome of Solanum dulcamara chromosome 12, daSolDulc1.2, whole genome shotgun sequence:
CAAGGACTCAGAGTTGtgtttaaaatcaacttcatacATGTACGAGAACTAATATGACACGGCTTTCATTAATCTGTACGTTCTGGAGCACTGTCTAAATTCTTCCTGTGTTATGGGTTCATGTTGCATGGGTGTCATTACATATCTTTTGGCGCGTAAACTGGGTTTCTATGAGGAAACTCTGTTGGAAAGGAACATCTATTCCCTTTTTAACTGTAGATGGAAATGTTTAAGTGCAAAAAGTTGAGAAATCATTAAGTGGCAAGAGTACTCTGTCAGATAATTAGCTGCTTTGTGCTATCATATTGTAGTTCTGCGGTTTCCTCTTTATCTGAACTTTGAAATGAGCCAATTTCATATCCAAATGATTGTTCTCTTTCTAAGTGTGTTCGCTTGGAGATATTTCTTATTGGGTGTAATGTATGCTTTCTAATGATCGTGTATGTTGTCTTGTTTGTCCAACAGCAGGTCACAACAGTTTGCTAGAAGGTTGTACTTCACTAAGACTACCCCTCAACAATTAGGATTACATGTATCTCGTGCTTGTACTGCTTCCAGGACTCAAGTTTAATTCTATCTATAAATCCCTTTTGCATGAACACAAAGTTGGCAAAACATCTTCTTGATCTTTAACGAACATAACATTTTTTGATATCCCTCACAAACTATCTACCCTCAAGGAGACTAATCTCGGTTATGGAGATAGTGTCTGCTACAACTTCTAATTTTAATTGCTATATGTACTCATCAATAACTTGCTCCTTTCATTTATGAAACACTGgctgttttatttatagttgcATCTTGTTACGGAGCGGAGGtcgcgtattagggtagaaggttagtaggggtAGAGTATTGTCTTGCCTTGCTTTTGTTATCAATTGTCATATGTTGTGTATTATGTTTCGATTATCTCACTGTTTTGCTGCTGGTAAAGTTTCTTTCTTGTAGATCTGCACTGCTTTTCATATTAACTGTTATGCTTTCTTTATTGTTTTCTTCCTCTTTTACTTGAGTTTGGTGCACTTGAGGCGAAGGTCTTTCAGAAACACTCTTACCtcagtggtaaggtctgcgtacactctatcctccccaaaccccacttagTGAGATgtcactggatatgttgttgttgttatgttttCCAATCGAAACATTGTTTACCATCTTCAAGAAGCAAAAAATTAAATTGCTCTATCCTTGTGGTGCTTTAGTATTTATCCACCCTTTTTGATGTGGTTTGGCTCTTTATGTatgtgctaattaaatattCCAAATATTTGATTGGTTGTGGTGGATGTCAGGAGACTTGGAGTAGGAAAGTGAATCAAAATATAGTCTCACTTTCTTATCCATGTGGATCCATAAACAAATGATTTGACAGTGTTCACTTCTGCTCCTGGTTAAACTTCATTATACTTGCATTGATCTCTACTTTATGATGCAATTTTTCTGCAAGGATCTCTGGGGCATAATTTACATATATTCTTACTCTTTTTCCCCTCAGTTTGCACATGTACAAGCTTCCTCGATAGATAGTTTTCATGCACAATTTCCTTCTGAAGTGACTACTTTTAATGTCTTATCAAATTTTGTCtttactttttatttgtatGCAATGAGTGTTTAGGATAAATTTAGTACTCTCACTTATTTTGTGTGActcctttttaatttattcagAATGACACTTTCCATTAGTTGGAAACAATTTGACTTTAAACTTCTTGATGACATGCTTTTATAGCCACAGAAATGTCATGGTATATTTtaaccacaagtttcaaaagtcttccGTTCTTTTCCAAAGTTCCATGTCCTGTCAAAGAAATGTCAAAAAGAATGAAACGGATGTAGTAGCAAGTTTATCACGTGAATTTCTACTGGCTAGATAAAAGGGGATGTGCAGTTATTTTTTCATTGGTAAAAGGAGATATACTTATATAATGTGCTTAAATTAATTTctcataaagaaaaagaaaggaagagattaTCTTAACTTTCTTCTGTTGGTTCCTGCTCAGGAAGCGCCTGCACAGCTTGATCAACGATCTGCCCACTGTTTTTGAAGTTGTAGCAGAAAGAAAGCCCATAAAAGAAAAGCCTAGTGCAGATGGTGGGAGCAAATACCGTGTAAGCATAAAGGTATGAAAAACATCCTTCAACAATAGCTTGTCGCTGTTGTTCCCGAGTCAGTAGGTGCCATTGGTATCATCAGGTTGTTGATGCTTGGGAATGAAGTCCATTGTGCTCTAATGGAAATTCAAATTCTCTGTCTGTGTCCTGATCTAGTATCATCTGTTTCTTTGGATACAAAATAACTGCTGTGACATTTCTGCAGAAGACGGGTGATGTTCAGGCTAAAAGCACTGCAAAGCTAGAAGATGAAAGTTGCGACGAGGATGAAGAAGAACATGGTGAAACACTATGCGGATGCTGTGGTGGGAATTACAATGCTGACGAGTTTTGGATTGGGTGTGATATCTGTGAGAGATGGTTCCATGGTAAGTGCGTGAAGATCACACCTGCTAAAGCTGAGGGTATAAAGCAGTATAAATGCCCGGCATGTAACTTGAAGCGGAGCAGACCATAGTTTCTTCATGAATTAGAGAGAGGGGTCATGCCATCAATTTTGTTGCTTTGGCAACTAACAAAATAGTACAGCATTATGTAATGGTAACTTTTTCGTCATGACCCCTGGCTTCTTCCCTTTAAGCCATTTTAGGATGCCCAATATATTGCAAGTGTTaaatttttcttgatttatttttatggtTTGAGCTAGTAAACAGAGTTTTACTAGCCTTGTTAGCTTATTGATTGCCGTTGATTTAGATTTATTCACCAAGATGGTGTAAACTGTAAAGTAGAAAGCAAAACGTCAAGTTCAGCAAGTTTGAcaactcttttgtttttttctaaaaatttatCTGCACTCCTACCTTGCAATATGGGCTTAAAGCCCAACTCATCTTTCATCAATGAAAGACTGAAAGGGACATGAAAACATAGGAATTGCACAAAGTATCACTCATATTTGTAGTACAACAGATATTCAGTGTGCATATCTTTCGTCTAATTTTAGTATGACaatatgaaaatcattttcttcCCTATTATTCCCACAAAGAGCTGGCTCATATATTCACTTTGATAGCTTCAAATCATGGTAGagatatcttcttcttcttctttttttttggatttgttGTTTCTTTTTGTGTATAAGTTTGCGTAGACAAGATAGCAATGTCAATTGTCAAGTTAATGCTTGGCTATGCCAACTTCAAACATACGAGTTTGAAGTTAGGGAGGCCAACTTTAAACATTACCCCGGAAATTTCAACTTTAGTCTCATATATCTGAATTTGATTAGAAAATGtcttaaaattttatgttattccTTAAACAACGTTTGTCATCATTTTGGCATGGTGGGGGACTGGGGGTCATCAGCTAGCAAATGTACCATCCTTAAATTAACGGAAAAGTACGAggataaacaaacatatattagttaattagctaatataactatagtttgaattaattatagcTCACAGCAAACATCTAgttgtaattacagtttgagttttgtataattcgcccgatttatacaaacgttgtgtgCGAATCAAATtttatagcgaattatacaaacgttgtgcatgaattgtatagtgaaatatacaaacgttatacaaaaactgcaaattgtatagcgaattatataaATGTATACAAATactgcgcgaattatacaacACTACTATAATTATAACTACTAATTGTAATTAGCAAATTATAAATATGAagtataattaagatatttttaaatAGCTATATACGAAAATTACGCTTAAATTAATACATCAATTAAGAGCTGCAGGCCATAAGAAGTTCAATTAAATGCAACAATTTAACATATAGCCAACCACATGGGGAAGTGTAATAGGTCTGCTGGAGTAATATTATTGGCCAACTGCAAttcaatcataattcatagttaTCTTTTTGTcatgcttttttttttaataaaaaaagaagtcaTTAATTAATCTGACCcctcctgaatgtacaaatgAGGAAAGAAAATCTCTTTAAGTTTACTAACCAATACTCTGACTCTATTGAATGTGTAGTACTTTCCTACTTTTTTTTAGTTGTCATTATTATATTCGAcacgattttttttaaaaaaataattaaaagtattATTTGACTAATATGTTCCttagtaattatttaatttttatttatatatgtctcttaattttagaataattaatgctaaaaataaaattaaaaaaataattaattctctcttaataatttaaattaataactattttaaaataaatatttttaatatataagacAAGAAGTAACTTATCTTATCCGTATTGAATGCCCAGTTGCTTATCTAAGCAGACAAAAAGGCCcctatattaattattatatt
Proteins encoded in this window:
- the LOC129876258 gene encoding PHD finger protein ALFIN-LIKE 1-like isoform X1, producing MASISSRPRTVEEIFKDYSARRLGILRALTNDVEEFSNLCDPEKENLCLYGHPNETWEVNLPADEVPPELPEPALGINFARDGMNRRDWLSLVAVHSDCWLLSVAYFFGARLNRNESRSQQFARRKRLHSLINDLPTVFEVVAERKPIKEKPSADGGSKYRVSIKKTGDVQAKSTAKLEDESCDEDEEEHGETLCGCCGGNYNADEFWIGCDICERWFHGKCVKITPAKAEGIKQYKCPACNLKRSRP
- the LOC129876258 gene encoding PHD finger protein ALFIN-LIKE 1-like isoform X2 — its product is MASISSRPRTVEEIFKDYSARRLGILRALTNDVEEFSNLCDPEKENLCLYGHPNETWEVNLPADEVPPELPEPALGINFARDGMNRRDWLSLVAVHSDCWLLSVAYFFGARLNRNESRSQQFARRKRLHSLINDLPTVFEVVAERKPIKEKPSADGGSKYRVSIKTGDVQAKSTAKLEDESCDEDEEEHGETLCGCCGGNYNADEFWIGCDICERWFHGKCVKITPAKAEGIKQYKCPACNLKRSRP
- the LOC129876258 gene encoding PHD finger protein ALFIN-LIKE 1-like isoform X4, which translates into the protein MASISSRPRTVEEIFKDYSARRLGILRALTNDVEEFSNLCDPEKENLCLYGHPNETWEVNLPADEVPPELPEPALGINFARDGMNRRDWLSLVAVHSDCWLLSVAYFFGARLNRNERKRLHSLINDLPTVFEVVAERKPIKEKPSADGGSKYRVSIKTGDVQAKSTAKLEDESCDEDEEEHGETLCGCCGGNYNADEFWIGCDICERWFHGKCVKITPAKAEGIKQYKCPACNLKRSRP
- the LOC129876258 gene encoding PHD finger protein ALFIN-LIKE 1-like isoform X3; the protein is MASISSRPRTVEEIFKDYSARRLGILRALTNDVEEFSNLCDPEKENLCLYGHPNETWEVNLPADEVPPELPEPALGINFARDGMNRRDWLSLVAVHSDCWLLSVAYFFGARLNRNERKRLHSLINDLPTVFEVVAERKPIKEKPSADGGSKYRVSIKKTGDVQAKSTAKLEDESCDEDEEEHGETLCGCCGGNYNADEFWIGCDICERWFHGKCVKITPAKAEGIKQYKCPACNLKRSRP